A stretch of DNA from Granulicella pectinivorans:
GGCACCCTTGTCCGACGTCAGGCGACCGGCCTTGATGTCCTCTTCGTGCGGCGAGGTGAAGGGATGGTGCGCGGCGTTCCAGACCTTCGCTTCTTCGTCCCACTCGTACATGGGGAAGTCGGTGACCCAGAGGAACTTGAAGTCCGCCTCGGTGCCGGTCTTGGTGTAGAAGCCGTGCTTGTCGGCATACTTTTGGCCGAGCTGCAGACGAAGCGCGCCGACCTTCTTCCAGATCCACTGCACGTCGTAGTTCCACATCGCGGGGGTGCCCAGCTTCGGCGTCACGACAACGCTCAAATCGCCCGCTTCCAGCGCCTTGCCGTAGAAGGTCTCCAGCTCGGTCGAAAGCTGTGCGTGGATCGCGTTCGCCAGCGGCGCGAAGGTCTCGTTGGTGCCCAGCCGAGCGAGATCGAGCACATCGAGTCCCGAATCGCCAAAGCTCGCGCGAATTTCGCTCAATAGCGACTTGCGCGCCGTGCCGCTCAGCTCGCCGACGCGGGGAATCGTGAAGCCGAGCACAGGCAAGCCCTGCTCGATCTTCAGCGTCTCGCGTAGCTCCGCCGTCAGCTCGGTTGAGAGATCGACCATCGCCGGCAGACGCATATCCGGCTTGTCGATGCCGTACTTCGCGATGGCGTTGTCGTAGGTCATCTGCACGAATGGCGTCTTGAGATCGATGCCGGCGGTCTTGAACGCAGCGGTCAAAAAACCCTCGACGACCTTGAAGACCGTCTCCTGCCGCGGGAACGTCATCTCGAGATCGATCTGGGTGAACTCCGGCTGGCGATCCGCGCGGAGATCCTCATCGCGGAAGCAGCGCGCAATCTGGAAGTACTTGTCGAAGCCCGAGATCATCAGGATCTGCTTGAAGATCTGCGGCGACTGCGGCAGCGCATAGAACTGGCCGCCATGCACGCGGCTGGGCACGAGATAGTCACGCGCGCCTTCGGGGGTCGACCGCGTCATGAACGGCGTCTCGATCTCCAGGAAGCCCTCGTCCGAGAGGTAGTTGCGGATGGCACGCGCGACCTTGCTGCGCAGCGCGAAGTTGTACTGCATCGCCGGGCGGCGCAGGTCGAGATAGCGGTACTTCAGCCGCACCTCTTCGTTCACCGCGCCCTCTTCCGCGATCGGGAAGGGAGGCGTCTTCGCCTCGTTCAGAATCAGCAACTCGCTGGCAAGCACTTCGACCTCGCCGGTGGCCATATTCGGATTTTCGAGGCCGGCGGCGCGGCGGCGGACTTTGCCAACGACCGCAACCACGTACTCAGGGCGCGACTGCTCGCCTTTGCCGTGTGCAATCGGGGCGAACTCGTTATCGAGCACCACCTGGGCGAGCCCGGTGCGGTCGCGCAGATCGAGGAAGATCAGGTTGCCATGGTCGCGGCGCCGGTTCACCCAGCCCATCAAAACGACGGTCGTACCGTCATCACTAGCGCGGAGATCTCCGCAGTACTTGGTGCGTTCGAGCGTGCCTAAAAAGTCGAGTGTCACAATGTTTCTATTGTAGGCGTTCGCAAGCCCTTTTAGTCCCTCGGGCGTCTTACCCCATTGGTCGGCAACGAAATTTATTACCGACCAACAGGAGGCCCACCGCGAAGCGCAATACGTGTCACGAAGTGACCGTCGCCCGCATAGGGCGCCTTTGTCTTACTTCAAAATCGCCGTCAGCGGCTTTCCGTCGATCCCCGTAAACGAGATTCCCAGCAGCTTCGCGATGGTCGGTGCCACATCGATATTCGGGATCGCCGGAATCTTGCCTTCGGCCTTGATCCCACGTCCGGAGGCGATGAAGATCGCCTGCATCAGCGGCACGGTGTTGGGGAAGCCGTGCGCGCCGGCCTCGAGCGCGGTCGTTACGAATGGCTCCTTGTCGCCATCGCCGAACCTGTAGTCGTCCTGGGCGTAGAGCAGCAGGTCGGGTGCCTGGTTGGTCTGCGCGGGCGTCGGCCAGCCATCCTTCGCGGCCTGCTCCGGCGTCAGCACAGCCCTCACGCCCTTCTGCCCGCGAAACACCTTGGCCAGCGCCTCGGTCGACTCCGGCGTCGCATGCTGCTGGTAGAGCAGCGCGTAGCCGCCCTCGGGGATCGCGTAGGTTTGGCCACCCGGCTTCGATTCGCTGTCGCGCAGCAGGGCGTTGGGGTGCATGACATAGTGCGTGCTCTCCTGCCCATGGTCGGAGACGATGATAAAGGTGGTGCGGTCGAGGTCGCCGCCCTCCCGCACCGCGTCCACGATGTCCTTGACGCGATCGTCCAGGAATGCGATCGTGTTGCGTCCCGCGTCGTTGCCGTACCCCGTCTTGTGCTCGATGCCGTCGAGGGCGAGCAGGTGGAAGAGGCTCAGGTTCGGGTGGTGCTTCTTGAGGATGTCCACCGCCGCGAGCGTGTAGATGCGGTCGCGCCAGGCCTGCGACGGCTTGAAGAAGTGCGCGACCTGGTCCTTCGTCATCGATCCGTCCTTCACGAGATCGTCCACGATCGGCCCTTCATCGGCGCGCTCGGGAAAGCTCCAGTCGATGGTTCCGGGATGCGTGATCGCGACCCAGTCGACCTCGGCGGTCGTCAACCCGGCCTCGTGGGCCGCGTCATACACCGTCGGTACCGCGACCAGCACCTTCTTGGGTGCGGCGAACTGGATCTTCGGATCATCCGTGCCGCGCTGTCCCTGGATCAATCCATTGACCAGCACATGGTGCTTCGAGGCGTTGACTCCCGTAATGATCGCCGTGTGGTTCGGCCAGGTCACGGTCGGGTTGATGGGCTGCATCGCCGCCGCGTAAGCTCCCGTCTTCATCATCCAGTGCAGCGTAGGAGCCGGCAGATTCGGATCTTTCAGGCTCTCCGCCGCGAACGCGTCCAGGCTGATCACGACCACCATCGGCTTGCGGTCCGGCTGCGCCACACAGACACACGAAAGGGCCAGGGTGGCGGAGAGAAGACGCATGGGAAGAGCAAAACGCATAAGAATCCTTGGAAGAAGATGGACACCAGACATCGCCATAGTAATCGATGTGCGTTAAGCCGAAGGCCGACGATAGTGGCCGAACGCCTTCTGATCGCGGAACCCGAACAAACGATTCTCCTCCACGCCACCGCCGATGTTGTGCACCACGACCGCTCC
This window harbors:
- the aspS gene encoding aspartate--tRNA ligase, encoding MTLDFLGTLERTKYCGDLRASDDGTTVVLMGWVNRRRDHGNLIFLDLRDRTGLAQVVLDNEFAPIAHGKGEQSRPEYVVAVVGKVRRRAAGLENPNMATGEVEVLASELLILNEAKTPPFPIAEEGAVNEEVRLKYRYLDLRRPAMQYNFALRSKVARAIRNYLSDEGFLEIETPFMTRSTPEGARDYLVPSRVHGGQFYALPQSPQIFKQILMISGFDKYFQIARCFRDEDLRADRQPEFTQIDLEMTFPRQETVFKVVEGFLTAAFKTAGIDLKTPFVQMTYDNAIAKYGIDKPDMRLPAMVDLSTELTAELRETLKIEQGLPVLGFTIPRVGELSGTARKSLLSEIRASFGDSGLDVLDLARLGTNETFAPLANAIHAQLSTELETFYGKALEAGDLSVVVTPKLGTPAMWNYDVQWIWKKVGALRLQLGQKYADKHGFYTKTGTEADFKFLWVTDFPMYEWDEEAKVWNAAHHPFTSPHEEDIKAGRLTSDKGAVRALAYDVVLNGTELGSGSIRIHRKDVQAEIFRSLGMSDEEAKERFGFFLDALEYGTPPHGGIALGLDRIVMILAGATSLREVIAFPKTAKAIDLMVDAPSDVSEQQLKELSLRIATRS
- a CDS encoding alkaline phosphatase family protein, translating into MRFALPMRLLSATLALSCVCVAQPDRKPMVVVISLDAFAAESLKDPNLPAPTLHWMMKTGAYAAAMQPINPTVTWPNHTAIITGVNASKHHVLVNGLIQGQRGTDDPKIQFAAPKKVLVAVPTVYDAAHEAGLTTAEVDWVAITHPGTIDWSFPERADEGPIVDDLVKDGSMTKDQVAHFFKPSQAWRDRIYTLAAVDILKKHHPNLSLFHLLALDGIEHKTGYGNDAGRNTIAFLDDRVKDIVDAVREGGDLDRTTFIIVSDHGQESTHYVMHPNALLRDSESKPGGQTYAIPEGGYALLYQQHATPESTEALAKVFRGQKGVRAVLTPEQAAKDGWPTPAQTNQAPDLLLYAQDDYRFGDGDKEPFVTTALEAGAHGFPNTVPLMQAIFIASGRGIKAEGKIPAIPNIDVAPTIAKLLGISFTGIDGKPLTAILK